A genomic window from Candidatus Poribacteria bacterium includes:
- the rnpA gene encoding ribonuclease P protein component gives MQDPKKLKKRWEFQRAYQNGSKYWNRYFVIYVFHNRFNNLRLGITVSKKVGKSVQRNRVKRLIRESFRQLRPRIKTEYDIVVVGRAQACRLTCQEAKDGLFHLFRKASILNNPASDTLRQGRNDGSQSG, from the coding sequence ATGCAAGATCCGAAAAAACTGAAAAAACGTTGGGAATTCCAGCGTGCCTATCAAAATGGCAGTAAGTATTGGAATCGCTACTTTGTGATATACGTTTTCCACAACCGTTTCAATAACCTCCGATTGGGAATAACCGTCAGTAAAAAAGTCGGAAAAAGCGTTCAACGAAATCGGGTCAAAAGGCTTATTCGCGAATCGTTTCGGCAGTTACGCCCACGAATAAAAACTGAATATGACATCGTAGTCGTCGGAAGAGCACAAGCCTGTCGGCTCACGTGTCAAGAAGCAAAAGATGGATTGTTTCACCTCTTTCGGAAGGCATCGATTTTAAACAATCCAGCCAGCGACACGCTAAGGCAAGGTAGAAACGATGGCAGTCAGTCAGGATAA
- the yidC gene encoding membrane protein insertase YidC, which yields MGVRYILALVLMIAVMIGWSLFFGKRFAPQPDDPATTETPAASSPGETQSDTATPGTLDGTDVSVSPDLWTPVEESPDDAKVSVQTDNYTIVFNEKLAIAKQWQLNHFPDRTDASKTPLDLIPENALNCLALRFGNSQLQLDSLRTRWKANKSEINITNGQNVDTLFFTTTVGEKLRIAKQFIFSPDSYFVDMTLTFQNVSDEPLLMGGTEPTNGYQLQWGRGINADLLPHEKKSGKRGRRGSEGAKAYIGEDKPKRELKSEQSLATVLWAGMDSQYFSILMIPDPQLAATYKFIETPQADVTTDIAVTAPTETAALVVPSFYLAAQEKRTQVFRLYVGPKDDTILKTIEAPNAPENPVRLSKIIDFGFFWPLAWGMLWIFKGFHSIVGNYGLAIILLTALVKIVSYPFTRKAHKSMKEMQKLQPQLVELKEKYRDDPQKLNRATMRLYKEHGVNPLGGCIPWLPQIPIFWALFALLGSAVELRGAPFLLWIDDLSAPDTLIELPFTIPLIFTQIDAVRLLPIINGLTTWLQQKFVGNMAPTTDNMQAKLMQFMPLIFIFIFYNWASGFVLYWLCNNVFTIAQQYIQNRSETDEDQSAPANAKKRNDAKRK from the coding sequence ATGGGAGTACGTTACATTCTTGCATTGGTTCTGATGATTGCTGTGATGATCGGATGGAGCCTATTTTTCGGCAAACGTTTTGCCCCGCAACCCGATGACCCCGCAACTACCGAGACACCGGCAGCATCCAGTCCGGGTGAAACACAATCGGACACTGCAACACCCGGAACACTCGACGGAACCGATGTGTCCGTCAGTCCTGACCTCTGGACACCGGTTGAGGAAAGTCCAGACGATGCAAAAGTCAGCGTCCAAACTGATAACTACACGATTGTTTTTAACGAAAAACTCGCAATCGCTAAACAGTGGCAATTAAATCACTTTCCAGACAGGACGGATGCGAGCAAGACCCCTTTGGACCTGATTCCTGAAAATGCACTCAACTGCCTCGCACTTCGGTTCGGCAATTCGCAGCTTCAGCTCGATTCACTCCGGACCAGATGGAAGGCTAACAAATCCGAAATTAACATCACAAACGGGCAAAATGTTGACACGCTCTTCTTCACGACAACAGTCGGAGAAAAATTACGAATCGCAAAGCAGTTCATCTTCAGCCCGGACAGTTACTTCGTTGACATGACGCTAACCTTCCAAAATGTCTCTGACGAACCGTTACTGATGGGGGGGACCGAACCCACAAACGGATACCAACTTCAATGGGGACGGGGTATCAATGCCGATCTGCTCCCACATGAAAAGAAAAGCGGCAAACGTGGGCGACGCGGCAGTGAAGGCGCGAAAGCGTATATCGGTGAGGATAAACCCAAGCGTGAACTCAAATCTGAACAGTCGTTAGCGACTGTTCTCTGGGCAGGCATGGACAGCCAGTATTTCAGCATATTGATGATTCCAGATCCGCAGCTTGCCGCTACCTATAAATTTATAGAGACACCACAGGCAGATGTTACAACCGATATCGCTGTCACTGCACCAACAGAGACCGCTGCACTCGTCGTGCCGAGTTTTTATCTCGCAGCACAGGAGAAAAGAACGCAAGTGTTTCGGCTCTATGTTGGTCCGAAAGACGATACAATCCTAAAAACGATAGAGGCACCAAATGCACCTGAAAACCCTGTGCGTCTCTCGAAGATCATTGATTTCGGATTCTTCTGGCCCCTCGCATGGGGAATGCTCTGGATATTTAAAGGTTTTCACAGTATCGTTGGCAACTACGGCCTCGCGATTATACTCCTAACCGCTTTGGTGAAGATCGTCTCTTATCCCTTCACACGCAAAGCACATAAATCTATGAAGGAGATGCAGAAACTTCAGCCGCAGTTAGTGGAATTGAAGGAGAAATACAGGGATGACCCGCAGAAACTCAATCGCGCCACGATGCGACTCTACAAGGAACACGGCGTCAACCCGTTAGGGGGGTGTATACCCTGGCTGCCACAAATTCCGATTTTTTGGGCACTCTTCGCACTTCTTGGAAGCGCAGTGGAACTCCGTGGAGCACCTTTCCTCTTATGGATCGATGACCTTTCTGCACCCGACACTTTAATCGAACTCCCTTTCACGATTCCATTGATTTTCACGCAGATAGATGCCGTTCGCTTATTGCCTATAATAAACGGTTTGACAACCTGGCTCCAACAGAAATTCGTCGGCAATATGGCACCAACGACCGACAACATGCAAGCGAAATTAATGCAGTTTATGCCCCTCATTTTTATCTTCATCTTTTATAACTGGGCATCCGGATTTGTGTTGTATTGGTTGTGTAATAATGTTTTCACGATAGCGCAACAGTACATACAAAACCGAAGTGAGACTGACGAAGATCAATCCGCACCAGCAAACGCGAAAAAAAGGAACGATGCCAAACGAAAGTAG
- a CDS encoding HNH endonuclease: MKMVFKGTAQTEEVSDIEIHSPSAAVKVPHVIRLVNYVNVPRSVVKFSRRNVLVRDQYTCQYCYSEFPAAQLTMDHVIPLSRGGETTWENVVTACKKCNNKKGSKMLYETRLKLQRQPKTPSILTYLQLNRHFRGCHPSWRKYLYIN, translated from the coding sequence ATGAAAATGGTTTTTAAGGGCACTGCACAGACTGAAGAAGTCTCTGATATTGAGATTCATTCCCCGAGTGCTGCGGTGAAAGTTCCCCATGTCATTCGGTTAGTTAACTACGTCAATGTCCCGCGCAGCGTCGTCAAATTTTCACGGAGGAATGTTCTCGTCCGCGACCAGTATACATGTCAATACTGTTATAGCGAGTTCCCAGCCGCACAACTTACGATGGACCATGTGATACCCCTCTCTCGCGGCGGAGAAACAACATGGGAGAACGTTGTGACAGCCTGCAAAAAGTGTAATAACAAAAAGGGCAGTAAAATGCTCTACGAAACGCGATTGAAACTACAGCGTCAGCCGAAAACACCCTCAATTTTGACCTATTTGCAACTCAATCGTCACTTTCGCGGGTGCCACCCGTCGTGGAGAAAATATCTGTATATCAACTAA
- a CDS encoding CRTAC1 family protein, which yields MPNRLRDTIAVLSLTFIFSSYGSDIRFEDVTEEAGIHFEHAGGIDLRVVPALVGSGAAWCDYDNDGKLDLYIANSALVRPASGAVLPKNALYRNNGDGTFSNVTDTAGVGDTGWGMGCAFADYDNDGDADLYITNYKANLFYRNNGDGSFKRFSSGAGGIGHEGFGAGIAWGDYDRDGYLDLYVGNYIEYTKVPQGDEVFFPYDFFGQANVLYLNKGDGGFINITDAAKVNGGFHLTLGVAAADYDTDGDLDLYLANDTDQNILYRNDGELTFTNTNRPDARSRTGDIRSGMGISWGDYDADGDLDLFVTNWLDENNVLYRNNGDGTFMDVSAKSGVFESGLGKTCWGTALFDADNDGDLDIFFSAGHIDPASWEAHGQADVFLENNGDGTFSDISDVVGLRESSAYGVGRGVAVADYDADGDLDVFIVNSGGKPMLLRNDGGNQQQWLQIRTVGTVSNRDGVGALVKVSAGDLHQVQQVTAGDSYLSQSSLDVEFGLAHHKTVDRIVIRWPSGNVQTLTDVRANQRIVVVEPSE from the coding sequence ATGCCCAATCGGTTGCGAGACACTATTGCGGTCTTGAGTCTTACGTTTATTTTCAGCAGTTATGGATCTGATATTCGATTTGAGGATGTTACTGAAGAAGCGGGTATCCATTTCGAGCACGCTGGTGGTATCGACTTGCGTGTGGTGCCTGCGCTCGTCGGTTCGGGTGCGGCGTGGTGCGACTACGACAATGATGGGAAGTTAGATCTTTATATCGCCAACAGTGCTTTGGTGCGACCGGCATCGGGAGCGGTGCTACCGAAAAACGCGCTCTATCGGAATAACGGCGATGGCACCTTCAGCAATGTAACGGATACTGCTGGCGTCGGTGATACCGGTTGGGGGATGGGGTGTGCGTTCGCAGATTATGACAACGATGGCGACGCCGATCTCTATATCACGAACTATAAGGCGAACCTATTCTATCGAAACAACGGCGACGGGAGTTTCAAACGCTTTTCGTCTGGTGCTGGGGGCATTGGTCACGAGGGTTTCGGTGCGGGGATCGCTTGGGGCGATTATGATCGCGATGGTTACCTCGACCTTTACGTCGGCAACTATATTGAATATACCAAAGTCCCGCAAGGGGATGAAGTCTTCTTCCCGTATGATTTCTTCGGACAAGCAAATGTTCTTTATCTAAATAAGGGGGACGGCGGTTTCATCAATATTACGGATGCTGCCAAGGTGAACGGTGGATTTCATCTGACACTCGGTGTCGCTGCAGCGGATTACGACACCGATGGCGACCTGGATCTGTATCTCGCCAATGATACCGACCAGAATATCCTCTATCGCAACGATGGCGAGTTAACGTTCACGAATACGAACCGCCCAGATGCGAGGAGTCGCACTGGTGATATACGGAGTGGTATGGGCATTAGTTGGGGCGATTACGATGCCGATGGCGATTTGGATCTCTTTGTTACGAATTGGTTGGATGAAAACAACGTCCTATACAGAAATAACGGTGACGGCACCTTTATGGATGTTTCGGCGAAAAGTGGTGTTTTTGAGTCCGGACTCGGTAAAACATGTTGGGGGACTGCGTTGTTCGATGCAGATAACGATGGGGATCTGGATATCTTCTTCTCGGCAGGACACATCGATCCGGCTTCGTGGGAAGCGCATGGGCAAGCGGATGTTTTTCTCGAGAACAACGGTGACGGCACCTTCAGTGATATTTCTGATGTCGTCGGACTTCGGGAATCCAGTGCCTACGGGGTCGGTAGAGGGGTCGCGGTCGCGGATTACGATGCCGATGGCGATTTAGACGTATTTATCGTTAATAGTGGTGGGAAACCGATGTTGCTCCGAAACGACGGTGGTAACCAACAGCAGTGGCTTCAGATTCGCACGGTCGGCACAGTGAGCAATCGGGACGGTGTTGGCGCGCTTGTGAAGGTGAGTGCTGGCGATCTTCATCAGGTTCAGCAGGTAACAGCGGGCGACAGTTACCTTTCTCAGAGTAGTCTCGATGTTGAGTTTGGACTTGCGCACCACAAGACAGTAGATCGAATTGTTATTCGGTGGCCGAGCGGTAATGTGCAAACGTTGACCGATGTGCGAGCGAACCAGCGGATTGTTGTGGTTGAACCTTCGGAGTAA
- the yidD gene encoding membrane protein insertion efficiency factor YidD, which yields MILLQPIRFYRRFISPFLPPSCRFYPTCSQYALQALKRYGAFKGCWLTIKRLSKCHPYHPGGFDPLK from the coding sequence ATGATTCTTCTACAGCCCATCCGCTTTTATCGACGCTTTATTTCGCCATTCTTGCCACCGTCCTGCCGATTCTATCCGACATGCTCACAATATGCCCTCCAAGCGTTAAAACGCTACGGTGCCTTCAAAGGGTGCTGGCTAACAATTAAACGACTTTCAAAATGCCACCCTTACCACCCCGGAGGCTTTGACCCTCTAAAATAG
- a CDS encoding protein jag, which translates to MQHYIESEGDTVEEAIEHALTELEATRDQVTIDIVSEPTKGILNFGAKPAKIRATLKQDVSSAPETILKEMLTRMGIDAEVESSFVDGSTHLNIGTDSPALLIGKHGQTLDAIERLLNCIVNKASLVKRRVFVNTEGYRERREERLVEMAHQVAEKVRYTDREVVLAPMSARDRRIIHVTLKGDEVVSTYSQGEGEMRRVVVTTQ; encoded by the coding sequence GTGCAGCACTACATCGAATCCGAAGGCGATACAGTGGAGGAAGCAATTGAACATGCCCTCACTGAACTGGAGGCAACTCGCGATCAGGTCACAATTGACATCGTCAGCGAACCTACGAAAGGGATTTTGAACTTCGGTGCTAAACCCGCGAAGATTCGCGCAACGCTCAAACAAGATGTGTCTTCCGCACCAGAGACGATCCTGAAGGAAATGCTCACCCGAATGGGAATTGACGCAGAGGTTGAGTCGAGTTTTGTTGACGGCAGCACACACCTCAATATTGGCACCGACAGTCCCGCCCTGCTCATCGGGAAACACGGGCAGACCCTTGATGCAATTGAGCGTTTGCTTAATTGTATCGTCAACAAAGCCTCGCTTGTAAAGAGACGCGTTTTCGTCAATACAGAGGGCTATCGAGAACGCCGAGAAGAACGACTCGTCGAGATGGCACACCAAGTCGCTGAAAAGGTTAGGTATACTGACCGAGAAGTCGTCCTTGCACCTATGTCCGCACGCGATCGCCGTATCATTCATGTTACCTTAAAAGGAGACGAGGTCGTGTCTACCTATAGCCAAGGCGAGGGTGAAATGCGACGCGTCGTCGTCACAACACAATAA